A stretch of Arachis hypogaea cultivar Tifrunner chromosome 15, arahy.Tifrunner.gnm2.J5K5, whole genome shotgun sequence DNA encodes these proteins:
- the LOC112750177 gene encoding pectate lyase, giving the protein MMKAYNLFISLSLLLILPTLNGNSLENTTYLKDDFQVSDIEEKLWQEMEARAEKTNREAYFTNPYEVSKNFTSIIAEDVEGHNNTRRSLKGKRAGLPCTATNPIDRCWRCDPNWEKDRQKLATCVLGFGKNTIGGKGGEFYTVTDPSDDDIVNPKPGTLRYAVTRDRPLWIIFSRNMNIKLTQELLVSSDKTIDGRGVDVHISKGCGITINYAQNVIIHGIKVYDIKPGVGGRIRYGEGEKTHIRTRSDGDGISIYASSNVWIDHVSMRNCTDGLIDAIRGSTAITISNCHFTDHNKVMLFGANDFSPDDKIMQITVAFNHFGKRLVQRMPRCRFGFFHLVNNDYTHWEMYAIGGSMHPIIISEGNRFMASNDSTAKEVTKRNGLVGLNLWQWKSINDEFINGAFFKESGPDLVLSHLFKPEDILKAIPGRFVSSLTEFAGALRCRYGRPC; this is encoded by the exons ATGATGAAAGCATACAATTTATTCATTTCACTATCTCTTCTTCTCATTTTGCCAACCTTAAATGGCAATTCGTTAGAGAATACTACATATTTGAAAGATGATTTCCAAGTTTCAGACATAGAAGAAAAACTTTGGCAGGAAATGGAAGCAAGAGCTGAAAAGACCAACCGAGAAGCATATTTTACAAACCCATATGAAGTCTCTAAAAACTTCACTTCTATCATTGCGGA AGACGTAGAAGGGCACAATAACACAAGGAGAAGCTTGAAAGGGAAAAGGGCAGGGCTTCCATGCACGGCAACGAACCCCATTGATAGATGTTGGAGATGTGATCCTAACTGGGAAAAAGATCGCCAAAAACTTGCAACTTGTGTTCTGGGTTTTGGAAAAAATACTATTGGTGGAAAAGGTGGTGAGTTTTATACGGTTACCGATCCTTCGGACGACGACATTGTTAATCCAAAACCAGGTACCCTGCGATATGCAGTGACTAGGGATAGACCCTTGTGGATAATCTTTTCACGTAACATGAACATTAAGCTAACCCAGGAGCTCTTGGTGTCAAGTGACAAGACCATTGACGGAAGAGGAGTTGATGTTCACATTAGTAAGGGATGTGGCATCACTATTAACTACGCCCAAAATGTAATCATCCATGGGATCAAGGTATATGACATTAAACCCGGTGTTGGTGGACGTATTAGGTACGGTGAGGGAGAGAAGACTCATATTAGGACACGTAGTGATGGTGATGGAATTAGCATTTATGCTTCTAGCAATGTTTGGATTGACCATGTTTCCATGAGAAATTGCACTGATGGTCTCATTGATGCTATTAGAGGTTCCACTGCAATTACCATCTCCAATTGCCATTTTACAGACCATAATAAG GTGATGCTTTTTGGTGCTAATGATTTTTCTCCCGATGATAAAATAATGCAAATCACAGTGGCCTTTAACCACTTTGGTAAAAGATTAGTGCAAAGAATGCCAAGGTGTAGATTTGGATTTTTCCATTTGGTAAATAATGACTATACTCATTGGGAAATGTATGCTATTGGGGGTAGCATGCATCCTATCATTATTAGTGAGGGTAATCGATTTATGGCTTCTAATGACAGCACTGCTAAAGAG GTAACAAAGAGGAACGGACTAGTTGGACTAAATTTATGGCAATGGAAATCAATCAACGATGAATTTATTAATGGAGCATTTTTTAAGGAATCTGGACCTGATCTAGTGCTAAGCCACCTATTCAAACCTGAAGACATATTGAAAGCAATACCTGGCAGATTTGTGAGTTCCCTAACAGAATTTGCTGGGGCACTTAGATGTAGGTATGGTCGACCTTGTTAA